A part of Melittangium boletus DSM 14713 genomic DNA contains:
- the meaB gene encoding methylmalonyl Co-A mutase-associated GTPase MeaB: MKPLPADTYVEGVRAGDRAVLARAITLVESEHPRHGALAQEVLMRLLPHTGGSRRVGISGVPGVGKSTFIDALGMHLVGGGKRVAVLAIDPSSTLTGGSILGDKTRMARLSREPSAYIRPSPSSGTLGGVARKTRETLLLCEAAGFDVVLVETVGVGQSETVVADLVDFYLVLMLAGAGDELQGIKRGILEVADMIAINKADGDNAPRALRAQAQYRAALHLMRAGAEPEVLTCSALEGTGIGALWSSLETQLGTRAASGEVERRRRAQQVDWMWSLVEDGLRAALRAHPEVAALLPAMETDVREGRVTSTAAALRVLSTFLPGARV; this comes from the coding sequence GTGAAGCCACTGCCGGCGGACACCTACGTGGAGGGTGTGCGGGCGGGCGACAGGGCCGTGCTCGCGCGCGCCATTACGTTGGTGGAGAGCGAGCACCCGCGCCACGGTGCGCTCGCTCAGGAAGTGCTCATGCGGCTGCTGCCCCACACGGGAGGCAGCCGGCGGGTGGGCATCAGCGGTGTCCCCGGCGTGGGCAAGAGCACGTTCATCGACGCGCTGGGCATGCACCTGGTGGGCGGCGGCAAGCGCGTCGCGGTGCTCGCCATCGATCCGTCCAGCACCCTCACCGGCGGCAGCATCCTCGGCGACAAGACCCGCATGGCCCGCCTGTCGCGCGAGCCCTCGGCGTACATCCGGCCCAGCCCCTCGAGCGGCACGCTGGGCGGCGTGGCGCGCAAGACGCGCGAGACACTGCTCCTGTGCGAGGCCGCCGGCTTCGACGTGGTGCTCGTGGAGACGGTGGGCGTGGGCCAGTCGGAGACGGTCGTCGCGGACCTGGTGGACTTCTACCTGGTGCTCATGCTGGCGGGCGCGGGAGACGAACTCCAGGGCATCAAGCGCGGCATCCTCGAGGTGGCGGACATGATCGCCATCAACAAGGCGGATGGAGACAACGCGCCGCGCGCCCTCCGGGCCCAGGCCCAATACCGCGCCGCCCTGCACCTGATGCGCGCGGGCGCCGAGCCCGAGGTGCTCACGTGCAGCGCGCTGGAGGGCACGGGCATCGGCGCGCTGTGGTCCTCCCTCGAGACCCAGCTCGGCACGCGCGCCGCTTCGGGAGAAGTCGAGCGCCGCCGGAGGGCCCAGCAGGTCGACTGGATGTGGAGCCTCGTGGAGGACGGACTCCGAGCGGCCTTGCGTGCGCACCCCGAGGTGGCGGCCCTCCTTCCGGCGATGGAGACAGACGTGCGTGAAGGCCGCGTCACCTCCACCGCGGCCGCACTGCGCGTGCTGAGCACGTTCCTCCCGGGAGCGAGGGTTTGA
- a CDS encoding methylmalonyl-CoA mutase family protein, translating to MRVIQPNAAPQPYKPRFHVRIVTAASLFDGHDAAINVMRRLMQASGAEIIHLGHNRSVAEIVDCAIQEDAQGIAITSYQGGHVEFFKYMIDLLRERGANIKVFGGGGGTILPTEIEELHRYGVSRIYSPDDGRAMGLQGMIDDLISQCDFEKRSPDFAPLLAAPAVREPSRLASLITIAENFAPAGEQLRAALAQANVEMPRVPVLGITGTGGAGKSSLVDELVRRFLADFPDKTLAVLSVDPSKRKSGGALLGDRIRMNAINHPNVYMRSMATRQSNLALSKHVGDSIEVCKAAGFDLIVVETSGIGQSDTEITEHSDVSLYVMTAEYGAATQLEKIDMLDFADVIAINKFDKRGSLDALRDVRKQWKRNHNAFTTPDDAVPVHGTIASQFNDPGMNQLYRTLIDTIAKKTGAPLSSNFQLTPGMSEKKWIIPPERTRYLAEIVETCEGYDRMVRSQAAIARRMYQLHGTIEALRANVGKKRLEIVEPKDTSDVVQVTERVEGEPAYLSELVELYRDLESRLHPDCRRLLSEWPATKRRYAAAKYQFQVRDKVIELDLYTETLSHLRIPKIALPRYEDWGDILTWLLRENAPGAFPFTAGVFPLKRENEDPARMFAGEGGPERTNKRFHYVSRGMPAKRLSTAFDSVTLYGEDPDHRPDIYGKVGNSGVSIANVDDAKKLYSGFDLADPSTSVSMTINGPAPMLLGFFLNAAVDQQCEKWIRAQGKVEEIEKKIDALYQERGQPRPRYQGELPQGNDGLGLLLLGVSGDEVLPRDVYERIRASTLQAVRGTVQADILKEDQAQNTCIFSTEFALRVMGDIQQYFIDKKVRNFYSVSISGYHIAEAGANPISQLAFTLANGFTFVEYYLSRGMNIDDFAPNLSFFFSNGMDPEYTVLGRVARRIWAKAMRDKYGGNDRSQKLKYHIQTSGRSLHAQEIAFNDIRTTLQALLALNDNCNSLHTNAYDEAITTPTEESVRRALAIQLVINKEFGLSKNENPNQGAFIVEELTDLVEAAVLAEFRSISDRGGVLGAMERMYQRSKIQEESLYYETLKHDGTLPIVGVNTFLDPKGSPTVTPPEVIRATQEEKDYAITARDAFWKRNEKTAPQALEAVRRAALDNGNIFAALMDACKVCTLGQLSRALYEVGGQYRRNM from the coding sequence GTGAGAGTCATCCAGCCGAACGCCGCCCCCCAGCCCTACAAGCCCCGCTTCCACGTCCGGATTGTCACGGCCGCCTCGCTCTTCGACGGGCATGACGCGGCCATCAACGTGATGCGCCGCCTCATGCAGGCCTCGGGCGCGGAGATCATCCACCTGGGCCACAACCGCTCGGTCGCGGAGATCGTCGACTGCGCCATCCAGGAGGACGCCCAGGGCATCGCCATCACCTCCTACCAGGGCGGGCATGTCGAGTTCTTCAAGTACATGATCGATCTGCTGCGCGAGCGCGGCGCGAACATCAAGGTGTTCGGCGGAGGCGGCGGCACCATCCTCCCCACGGAGATCGAGGAGCTGCACCGCTACGGCGTGAGCCGCATCTACTCGCCGGACGACGGCCGGGCCATGGGCCTGCAGGGGATGATCGACGACCTGATCTCCCAGTGTGACTTCGAGAAGCGCTCTCCGGACTTCGCTCCCCTGCTCGCCGCCCCCGCCGTGCGCGAGCCCTCCCGGCTGGCCTCGCTCATCACCATCGCGGAGAACTTCGCCCCCGCGGGCGAGCAACTCCGGGCGGCGCTCGCCCAGGCGAATGTCGAGATGCCGCGCGTCCCCGTGCTGGGCATCACCGGCACCGGCGGCGCGGGCAAGTCGAGCCTCGTCGACGAGCTGGTCCGCCGCTTCCTCGCGGACTTTCCGGACAAGACGCTCGCGGTGCTCTCCGTGGATCCGTCCAAGCGCAAGTCCGGCGGCGCGCTGCTCGGCGATCGCATCCGCATGAACGCGATCAACCACCCGAACGTGTACATGCGCTCCATGGCGACGCGGCAGAGCAACCTCGCCCTGTCCAAGCACGTGGGCGACTCCATCGAGGTCTGCAAGGCCGCCGGGTTCGATCTCATCGTGGTGGAGACGTCGGGCATTGGCCAATCGGACACGGAGATCACCGAGCACTCGGATGTCTCGCTCTACGTGATGACGGCCGAGTATGGCGCCGCCACGCAGCTCGAGAAGATCGACATGCTCGACTTCGCGGACGTCATCGCCATCAACAAGTTCGACAAGCGCGGCTCGCTCGACGCGCTGCGCGACGTGCGCAAGCAGTGGAAGCGCAACCACAACGCCTTCACCACGCCCGACGACGCCGTGCCCGTCCACGGCACCATCGCCTCGCAGTTCAACGATCCGGGCATGAACCAGCTGTACCGGACCCTCATCGACACGATCGCGAAGAAGACGGGCGCGCCCCTGTCGTCGAACTTCCAGCTCACCCCGGGAATGAGCGAGAAGAAGTGGATCATCCCCCCGGAGCGCACCCGGTACCTGGCTGAGATCGTCGAGACCTGCGAGGGGTATGACCGGATGGTCCGCTCCCAGGCGGCGATCGCGCGGCGGATGTACCAGCTGCACGGCACCATCGAGGCGCTGCGCGCGAACGTGGGCAAGAAGCGCCTGGAGATCGTCGAGCCCAAGGACACCTCGGACGTGGTGCAGGTCACCGAGCGCGTCGAGGGCGAGCCGGCCTACCTGAGCGAGCTGGTGGAACTGTACCGGGACCTGGAGTCGCGCCTGCATCCGGACTGCCGCCGGCTCCTGAGCGAGTGGCCGGCGACCAAGCGCCGGTACGCGGCGGCCAAGTACCAGTTCCAGGTGCGCGACAAGGTGATCGAGCTCGACCTCTACACCGAGACGCTGTCGCACCTGCGCATCCCGAAGATCGCTCTGCCCCGCTACGAGGACTGGGGCGACATCCTGACGTGGCTCTTGCGCGAGAACGCCCCGGGCGCCTTCCCCTTCACGGCGGGCGTGTTCCCGCTCAAGCGGGAGAACGAGGACCCGGCGCGCATGTTCGCGGGCGAGGGAGGCCCGGAGCGCACGAACAAGCGATTCCACTACGTCTCGCGCGGCATGCCCGCCAAGCGGCTGTCCACGGCGTTCGACTCGGTGACGCTCTACGGAGAGGATCCGGACCACCGGCCGGACATCTACGGCAAGGTGGGCAACTCGGGCGTGTCGATCGCCAACGTGGACGACGCGAAGAAGCTCTACTCGGGCTTCGATCTGGCGGACCCCTCCACGTCCGTGTCGATGACCATCAACGGGCCCGCGCCGATGCTGCTCGGGTTCTTCCTCAACGCCGCGGTGGATCAGCAGTGCGAGAAGTGGATCCGCGCCCAGGGCAAGGTCGAGGAGATCGAGAAGAAGATCGACGCCCTCTACCAGGAGCGGGGCCAGCCCCGGCCGCGCTACCAGGGAGAGCTGCCCCAGGGCAATGACGGCCTCGGGCTGTTGCTGCTCGGCGTGTCCGGCGACGAGGTGCTGCCGCGTGACGTGTACGAGCGCATCCGCGCCTCCACGCTCCAGGCGGTGCGCGGCACGGTGCAGGCGGACATCCTCAAGGAGGACCAGGCGCAGAACACCTGCATCTTCTCGACGGAGTTCGCCCTGCGGGTGATGGGCGACATCCAGCAGTACTTCATCGACAAGAAGGTGCGGAACTTCTACTCGGTGTCGATCTCCGGCTACCACATCGCCGAGGCGGGGGCGAACCCCATCTCCCAGCTCGCCTTCACGCTGGCCAACGGCTTCACCTTCGTCGAGTACTACCTGTCGCGAGGGATGAACATCGACGACTTCGCGCCCAACCTGTCGTTCTTCTTCTCCAACGGCATGGACCCCGAGTACACGGTGCTCGGACGCGTGGCGCGCCGCATCTGGGCCAAGGCGATGCGGGACAAGTACGGCGGCAATGACCGCTCGCAGAAGCTCAAGTACCACATCCAGACCTCTGGCCGGAGCCTGCACGCGCAGGAGATCGCCTTCAACGACATCCGCACCACGTTGCAGGCCCTGCTGGCGCTCAACGACAACTGCAATTCGTTGCACACCAACGCCTATGACGAGGCCATCACCACGCCCACCGAGGAGAGCGTGCGGCGAGCGCTGGCCATCCAGCTCGTCATCAACAAGGAGTTCGGGCTGTCGAAGAACGAGAACCCCAACCAGGGCGCGTTCATCGTCGAGGAGCTGACGGACCTGGTGGAGGCCGCCGTGCTGGCGGAGTTCCGCTCCATCTCGGATCGAGGCGGTGTGCTCGGGGCGATGGAGCGCATGTACCAGCGCTCGAAGATCCAGGAGGAGTCGCTGTACTACGAGACGCTCAAGCACGACGGGACGCTCCCCATCGTCGGGGTGAACACCTTCCTGGACCCCAAGGGCTCGCCGACCGTGACTCCGCCGGAAGTCATCCGCGCCACCCAGGAGGAGAAGGACTACGCCATCACGGCGCGCGACGCCTTCTGGAAGCGCAACGAGAAGACCGCGCCCCAGGCGCTCGAGGCCGTGCGGCGCGCGGCGCTCGACAACGGCAACATCTTCGCCGCGCTGATGGACGCCTGTAAGGTCTGCACGCTC